One region of Yersinia bercovieri ATCC 43970 genomic DNA includes:
- a CDS encoding hydrogenase 4 subunit F, translated as MSNTDLLLLLLAIPLIASLLAFACRALGSAARMASTWVHFIGISLLLLVALTLVCRVALGGEILAAHHWLHIDSLSALFLAILGIIGFITGLYSLGYMRHEVNNGEITVGTLCNYYGFFHLFLFTMLLVVTSNNLILMWVGIEATTLSSAFLVGLYGQRSSLEAAWKYIIICTVGVAFGLYGTVLVYANAASVLADPGSAIFWTVVAEHAKELDPRLMHLAFVFILIGFGTKTGLFPMHSWLPDAHSEAPSPTSALLSAVLLNCALLVIIRYYIIISAAIGPHFPQMLLLVFGMMSVAVSALFILAQRDMKRLLAYSSVENMGLIAVALGIGGPLGVVAALFHTLNHSLAKTLLFCGSGNVLLKYGTRDMGAIKGIIRVAPLTAVLLAGGALALAGMPPFSLFISEFMLVAATIKAGHLWLVIVLLLLLTLVLAGLVRMIASTVLGTPPPAVSKGELGILTTAPMVILLLLMLLLGVHIPSPVTRLLTDAAQIVLKSDSSAPTVQPFMLPWQSRSPITAISPAQPAPSVADAHTALQLTPTRQEM; from the coding sequence ATGAGCAATACTGACCTGCTGCTGTTACTGCTGGCGATACCTCTGATAGCCTCACTACTGGCCTTTGCCTGTCGCGCCCTCGGCAGTGCCGCCCGCATGGCTTCCACTTGGGTGCACTTTATCGGCATCAGTTTGCTGCTGCTGGTGGCCTTGACGCTGGTGTGTCGGGTGGCCCTCGGCGGGGAGATTCTGGCAGCTCACCACTGGCTGCATATCGACAGCCTCAGTGCACTATTCCTCGCCATTCTGGGGATTATCGGTTTTATCACCGGCCTCTACTCGCTCGGCTATATGCGCCATGAGGTGAATAATGGCGAAATTACTGTCGGCACACTGTGCAACTATTATGGTTTCTTCCATCTGTTCCTGTTCACCATGCTGCTGGTGGTTACCAGTAATAACCTGATTCTGATGTGGGTGGGCATTGAAGCCACCACCCTCAGCTCGGCCTTTTTGGTGGGGTTATATGGTCAGCGATCCTCGCTAGAAGCGGCCTGGAAATACATTATTATCTGTACGGTGGGGGTGGCATTTGGGCTGTATGGCACGGTGTTGGTGTACGCCAATGCGGCTAGTGTGTTGGCCGATCCCGGTAGCGCCATTTTCTGGACGGTGGTCGCTGAGCACGCCAAAGAGCTAGACCCTCGCCTGATGCATCTGGCATTTGTCTTTATCCTGATTGGCTTTGGCACCAAAACCGGGTTGTTCCCGATGCATTCGTGGTTACCGGATGCCCACAGCGAAGCGCCCAGCCCCACCAGTGCCCTGCTATCTGCGGTGCTGCTCAACTGCGCCCTGCTGGTGATCATCCGCTATTACATCATTATCAGCGCCGCTATTGGGCCGCACTTCCCACAAATGCTGCTATTGGTGTTCGGCATGATGTCGGTTGCCGTCTCCGCGCTCTTTATTCTGGCGCAGCGCGACATGAAACGTCTGCTGGCCTACTCCAGCGTCGAGAATATGGGGCTGATTGCTGTAGCGCTGGGGATTGGTGGCCCGCTGGGGGTAGTGGCCGCGCTGTTCCACACCTTAAATCACAGTCTGGCAAAAACCTTGCTGTTCTGTGGCTCCGGTAATGTGCTGCTGAAATATGGCACGCGGGATATGGGGGCGATTAAAGGCATTATCCGCGTCGCCCCCCTCACCGCAGTGTTACTGGCCGGTGGCGCACTGGCGCTAGCGGGGATGCCGCCATTTAGCCTATTTATCAGCGAATTTATGCTGGTGGCCGCCACCATTAAAGCCGGCCATCTCTGGCTGGTGATTGTGCTGCTGTTGCTGCTGACACTGGTGCTGGCCGGATTGGTACGCATGATTGCCAGCACGGTGCTGGGCACCCCGCCCCCTGCGGTCAGCAAAGGTGAACTGGGGATCCTCACCACTGCGCCAATGGTGATTTTACTGCTGCTGATGCTACTACTCGGGGTGCACATTCCCTCGCCAGTGACCCGTTTACTCACCGATGCGGCGCAGATTGTCCTCAAAAGTGACAGCAGTGCCCCCACAGTTCAGCCCTTTATGTTGCCGTGGCAATCGCGCTCGCCAATAACAGCAATCTCTCCGGCTCAACCGGCCCCTTCCGTCGCAGATGCCCATACCGCCCTGCAACTCACCCCGACACGTCAGGAGATGTAA
- the hyfE gene encoding hydrogenase 4 membrane subunit: protein MTGTLFINNLVINNLVINNLAGLLIITSLLVIIVKRPATSALFYALQSLVLVLIFLVLAETLNAHELYLWSLTAFITKVVLVPWIMYRAFRQMEDPKANGGVIGTASLIFIAAIIILLSYFVVEPVQLPMVSALKPALAVSLGHFLIGLLCIVTQRNILKNIFGYCLMENGAHLMLALLAFRAPELVEIGIATDAIFAVVVMTLMARKIYRTLHTLDVKQLTALKG, encoded by the coding sequence ATGACCGGAACACTATTCATCAACAATCTTGTCATCAACAATCTTGTCATCAACAATCTGGCAGGGCTGCTGATCATTACCTCGCTGCTGGTAATTATCGTGAAGAGACCCGCCACTTCAGCGCTGTTTTATGCTTTGCAGTCACTGGTTTTGGTACTGATTTTCCTGGTGCTGGCTGAAACACTCAACGCCCATGAGTTGTATCTGTGGTCGTTAACCGCCTTTATCACCAAGGTGGTGCTGGTGCCGTGGATTATGTACCGCGCCTTTCGCCAGATGGAGGACCCCAAAGCCAATGGCGGCGTGATAGGTACTGCCAGTCTGATTTTTATCGCCGCCATCATCATCTTGCTGAGCTACTTCGTGGTCGAGCCGGTGCAGTTGCCGATGGTCAGCGCCCTGAAACCGGCACTGGCGGTCTCACTGGGGCACTTCCTGATTGGCCTGCTGTGTATCGTCACCCAGCGCAATATTCTGAAAAATATCTTTGGCTACTGCCTGATGGAGAATGGCGCGCATTTGATGCTAGCGCTGCTAGCTTTCCGCGCACCGGAGCTGGTGGAGATTGGCATTGCCACCGATGCCATCTTCGCGGTGGTGGTGATGACGCTTATGGCGCGCAAAATTTACCGCACGCTGCACACGCTGGATGTTAAACAACTGACGGCGCTAAAGGGGTAA
- a CDS encoding hydrogenase 4 subunit D has protein sequence MNIALATILLPFVGAILTACLPQRMAKWSCTLFALLATLGTVLLAYGYLAGGKIDVTFELIHYGDMALFGLTIDRISTLIAFAVVFLGLLVSLYSTGYLTLGNREHPHEGTNRYYALLLVFIGAMAGLVLSSTLLGQLFFFEITGGCSWGLIGYYQSQKSLRSALKALLVTHVAAIGLYLAAAVLLVNTGTFALTALAQLDSSTKIIVFGGILFAAWGKSAQLPLHIWLPDAMEAPTPVSSYLHAASMVKVGVYIFARAIYSAGDVPQIIGTVGMVMAVITLIYGFFMYLPQKDMKRLLAYSTITQLSYIFFALSLAIYGSKMAFDGGIAYIFNHAFAKSLFFLVAGALSYSCGTRMLPKLKGIMGKMPLLGVGFCVAALAITGVPPFNGFFSKFPIFAAGFSLSHEHWLLIPLLILALIESVASFGWFLYWFGQTVPGKPSEEVASAKPLPLAMQAVLVILVIMSVCSSFIAVAWLG, from the coding sequence ATGAACATAGCCCTGGCGACTATTTTACTCCCGTTTGTGGGGGCAATCCTCACCGCCTGTCTGCCACAGCGCATGGCGAAATGGTCCTGTACCCTCTTCGCGCTGCTGGCCACACTAGGGACGGTGCTGTTGGCCTATGGCTACTTAGCGGGCGGGAAGATTGATGTCACTTTTGAATTGATTCATTACGGTGATATGGCGCTGTTTGGTCTGACTATCGATCGCATCAGCACACTGATTGCTTTCGCCGTGGTATTTCTCGGGCTGCTGGTGAGTCTCTACTCCACCGGCTATCTGACTCTGGGGAACCGCGAGCATCCGCACGAAGGCACCAACCGCTACTACGCGCTGCTACTGGTATTCATCGGTGCAATGGCGGGTTTAGTTTTATCATCCACCCTGCTGGGTCAGCTGTTCTTCTTTGAAATCACCGGCGGCTGCTCATGGGGATTGATTGGCTACTACCAGAGCCAAAAGTCCCTGCGCTCGGCGCTAAAAGCGCTGTTGGTGACGCATGTGGCGGCCATCGGCCTCTATTTGGCGGCGGCGGTGCTGCTGGTCAACACCGGCACCTTTGCCCTGACGGCGCTGGCACAGTTGGATAGCAGCACCAAAATCATCGTGTTTGGCGGTATCTTGTTTGCCGCGTGGGGGAAATCAGCCCAGCTACCGCTGCATATTTGGTTACCCGATGCAATGGAAGCGCCGACCCCGGTCAGCTCCTATCTGCACGCCGCGTCAATGGTCAAAGTGGGCGTCTATATCTTTGCTCGCGCTATTTACTCGGCGGGTGACGTGCCGCAAATTATCGGCACTGTGGGCATGGTGATGGCGGTTATCACGCTGATTTATGGTTTCTTCATGTATTTGCCGCAAAAAGATATGAAGCGGCTGCTCGCCTACTCCACCATTACCCAGCTCTCTTACATCTTCTTCGCGCTGTCACTGGCTATCTACGGCTCGAAAATGGCCTTTGATGGCGGTATTGCCTACATCTTTAACCATGCCTTCGCCAAGAGCCTGTTCTTCCTGGTGGCAGGTGCGCTGAGCTACAGCTGCGGCACCCGCATGTTGCCGAAACTCAAAGGCATCATGGGCAAAATGCCACTATTGGGGGTGGGATTCTGTGTCGCCGCGCTGGCGATAACCGGAGTACCGCCATTCAACGGCTTCTTCAGCAAATTCCCTATTTTTGCCGCCGGCTTCTCACTCTCGCACGAACATTGGCTACTGATACCACTGCTGATCTTAGCGCTGATTGAGTCAGTGGCGAGCTTCGGCTGGTTTCTCTACTGGTTCGGGCAAACAGTGCCGGGTAAGCCATCAGAAGAGGTCGCCAGTGCTAAACCACTGCCGCTGGCGATGCAGGCAGTGCTGGTGATACTGGTGATCATGTCAGTGTGCTCAAGCTTTATTGCCGTCGCCTGGCTTGGATAA
- a CDS encoding respiratory chain complex I subunit 1 family protein — protein MPTTDMPTVSMIAFACGQALFMLALAPLMSGISRMVKARMHSRRGPGVLQEYRDLAKLLKRQDVAPANAGIIFRLMPYVLLGSMLLIAMALPIFTLASPFGVAGDLIALLYLFALFRFFFSLAGLDSGSIFAGIGASRELTLGVLVEPTLILSLLVVGLIAGSTNIGTISTTLSEGHWQSPTATALALLACGFAVFIEMGKIPFDVAEAEQELQEGPLTEYSGASLGLVKWGISLKQVVVAQLFLAVFIPFGKLAVLSGPGLLWALVACVAKLALIFVLASMVENSIARGRFLLTSRVTWLGFGVAALSLVFYLTGL, from the coding sequence ATGCCAACTACCGATATGCCTACGGTCTCTATGATTGCCTTCGCCTGCGGGCAGGCGCTTTTCATGCTGGCGCTGGCTCCGTTGATGTCCGGCATTTCGCGCATGGTGAAAGCCCGAATGCACTCTCGCCGTGGGCCGGGGGTGCTGCAAGAGTATCGCGATTTAGCCAAGCTGCTGAAACGGCAAGATGTGGCACCGGCCAATGCTGGCATCATCTTCCGCCTAATGCCCTATGTGCTACTGGGCAGCATGTTGCTGATTGCCATGGCGCTGCCGATTTTCACTCTGGCCTCGCCGTTTGGGGTAGCGGGGGATCTGATAGCGCTGCTCTATCTGTTCGCGCTATTCCGCTTCTTCTTCTCACTGGCTGGTCTGGATAGCGGCAGCATCTTCGCCGGTATCGGTGCCAGTCGTGAGTTGACACTGGGGGTGCTGGTGGAGCCGACGCTAATCCTCTCGCTGCTAGTGGTCGGGCTGATTGCCGGCTCCACCAATATCGGCACCATCAGTACCACCCTGTCTGAGGGCCACTGGCAGTCGCCGACCGCCACCGCGCTGGCGTTGCTGGCCTGCGGTTTCGCGGTATTTATCGAGATGGGCAAAATCCCGTTTGATGTCGCCGAAGCTGAGCAAGAGCTACAGGAGGGGCCGCTGACTGAATACTCCGGCGCGTCACTGGGGCTGGTCAAGTGGGGGATTAGCCTCAAGCAAGTGGTGGTGGCGCAACTGTTCCTCGCGGTATTTATCCCGTTCGGCAAGCTGGCGGTACTCAGCGGCCCCGGCTTGCTATGGGCGCTGGTGGCCTGCGTTGCCAAATTGGCGCTGATATTTGTCCTCGCCTCCATGGTGGAGAACAGCATTGCCCGTGGGCGCTTCCTGTTGACCTCCCGTGTTACCTGGCTAGGGTTTGGTGTTGCCGCCCTCTCCCTGGTTTTCTATCTCACCGGTCTTTAA
- the hyfB gene encoding hydrogenase 4 subunit B → MMTSLELLWLSLLLYLAGALLSLLLARRETAAIYASGLASLLGGIAGLLAATPTLLAGGTITFATAGPFPFAAFTLRLDPLAAFMLLVISLLVVITALYSLAYVQEYKGRGAWGMGVFMNLFIASMVALVVVDNAFYFIVFFEMMSLASYFLVIADQDDDAISAGLLYFLIAHAGSVLIMVAFFLLYRLSGSLEFAAFRQVEPQPVMASIIFLLALFGFGAKAGMLPLHGWLPRAHPAAPSHASALMSGVMVKIGIFGIIKVGIDLLGASQLWWGVVVLAFGAVSSVLGVLYALAEHDIKRLLAYHTVENIGIILMGVGVGMIGIASQQPVLAALGLLGALYHLLNHAVFKGLLFLGAGAIIYRLHTKDMEKMGGLARVMPYTALAFLVGCMAISALPPFNGFVSEWFTYQSLFTMTKNGGFMIRLAGPIAIVMLAITGALAAMCFVKVYGISFCGLPRTEKAALAREVPWPMTAAMLLLALLCLALGIGATQVAPIIARIAASLITAPQTPAIQVAQGVVLFPQHSSQAMLSTLCIFFGLLILPLVILLVASLYKGSRLAFRHGGDPWACGYAYEQAMTVSAGGFTQPLRVMFAPLYRMRKKLDPAPMMQSALEHSISGATRVEPVWDDKVVAPLIRLIQWLSQRIQWLQQGDFRLYCLYVVAALVILLIVAAI, encoded by the coding sequence ATGATGACTTCACTTGAGCTATTGTGGCTCTCTTTATTGCTCTATCTGGCAGGTGCGCTGCTCTCCTTGCTGTTGGCACGGCGCGAAACTGCGGCTATCTATGCCTCTGGGCTGGCTTCATTGCTGGGAGGCATTGCCGGTCTGTTGGCTGCCACGCCCACCTTACTGGCTGGCGGCACTATTACTTTTGCTACTGCGGGGCCATTCCCCTTCGCGGCATTCACTCTGCGCCTTGACCCACTCGCCGCCTTTATGCTGCTGGTCATTTCATTGCTGGTGGTGATAACTGCACTCTACTCATTGGCCTACGTGCAGGAGTACAAAGGGCGCGGCGCCTGGGGAATGGGGGTGTTTATGAATCTGTTCATCGCCTCAATGGTGGCTCTGGTGGTGGTGGATAACGCCTTCTATTTCATCGTGTTTTTCGAAATGATGTCACTGGCCTCATACTTCCTGGTGATAGCCGATCAGGATGACGATGCCATCAGCGCCGGCCTACTCTACTTTCTGATTGCCCATGCCGGTTCGGTACTGATTATGGTCGCCTTCTTCCTGCTCTATCGCCTCAGCGGCAGTCTGGAGTTTGCCGCTTTCCGGCAGGTGGAACCGCAACCGGTTATGGCCTCGATTATCTTCTTGTTGGCCCTCTTCGGCTTTGGTGCCAAAGCGGGGATGCTGCCACTCCATGGCTGGTTACCGCGCGCGCACCCGGCTGCCCCCTCTCATGCCTCGGCCCTGATGTCCGGTGTGATGGTGAAAATTGGCATCTTCGGCATCATCAAGGTGGGCATTGATTTACTGGGTGCCAGCCAGCTGTGGTGGGGCGTGGTGGTGCTGGCATTCGGCGCAGTGTCGTCGGTGTTGGGGGTGCTCTATGCGCTGGCGGAGCACGATATCAAGCGGCTGCTGGCTTATCACACTGTCGAAAATATCGGCATTATCCTAATGGGCGTCGGGGTCGGCATGATAGGTATCGCCAGCCAGCAACCGGTCTTGGCCGCTTTGGGTCTGCTCGGCGCACTCTACCATCTGCTTAACCACGCCGTTTTCAAAGGGCTGCTGTTCCTCGGTGCCGGTGCCATCATCTACCGCTTGCACACCAAGGATATGGAGAAGATGGGCGGGCTCGCCAGAGTGATGCCTTACACCGCGTTGGCCTTTTTGGTTGGCTGTATGGCGATCTCGGCCCTGCCGCCATTTAATGGTTTCGTCAGTGAATGGTTCACCTATCAATCACTGTTTACCATGACCAAAAATGGCGGTTTTATGATTCGCCTGGCGGGGCCGATTGCCATCGTGATGCTGGCTATCACCGGCGCACTGGCGGCGATGTGCTTCGTTAAAGTGTACGGCATCAGCTTCTGTGGCCTGCCGCGCACCGAGAAAGCCGCCCTTGCGCGGGAAGTGCCGTGGCCGATGACCGCCGCCATGCTGCTGCTAGCACTGCTCTGTTTGGCGTTGGGGATTGGCGCGACTCAGGTGGCACCGATTATTGCTCGCATCGCCGCCAGCTTAATCACGGCCCCGCAAACACCCGCGATACAGGTGGCACAAGGGGTAGTGCTGTTCCCGCAACATAGCTCGCAGGCGATGCTCTCCACCCTCTGCATCTTCTTTGGCTTACTGATCTTGCCGCTGGTGATTTTACTGGTCGCCAGCCTCTACAAAGGCAGCCGGCTGGCATTTCGTCATGGCGGCGACCCTTGGGCCTGCGGTTATGCCTATGAGCAGGCGATGACCGTCTCCGCCGGGGGCTTTACTCAGCCACTGCGGGTCATGTTCGCCCCGCTCTACCGGATGCGCAAAAAGCTGGACCCGGCACCGATGATGCAGAGTGCGCTGGAGCACTCAATCAGCGGCGCAACACGGGTGGAGCCGGTATGGGACGACAAAGTTGTGGCCCCGCTTATCCGCCTGATCCAATGGCTCAGCCAGCGTATTCAATGGCTGCAACAGGGTGATTTCCGCCTCTACTGTCTGTATGTGGTCGCCGCGCTGGTGATTCTGCTGATTGTGGCGGCTATTTAA
- a CDS encoding 4Fe-4S dicluster domain-containing protein, translating to MNRFVIAEPRLCIGCNTCMAACSQVHKAEGLQEHPRLTVMRNATVTAPILCRHCEDAWCARVCPINAITMTNHSVELDETTCIGCKLCAIACPFGAITPAGSKPLAVPDTFPEFIPMSELSDVPFSPANMHPLLAWSAGVRTVAVKCDLCRFQPQGPECVRVCPTNALILVDEQRIEQANRAKRMAAACGLADNRAFLAMDSAPAISHEEQKR from the coding sequence ATGAACCGCTTTGTGATTGCGGAGCCGAGGCTTTGTATTGGATGCAATACCTGCATGGCTGCTTGCAGCCAGGTGCATAAAGCCGAGGGTTTACAAGAGCATCCCAGATTGACCGTGATGCGTAACGCCACGGTTACGGCACCAATTCTCTGTCGCCACTGTGAGGATGCGTGGTGTGCACGGGTTTGCCCGATCAATGCCATCACCATGACCAATCACTCGGTTGAATTGGATGAAACCACCTGCATCGGCTGCAAACTCTGTGCCATCGCCTGCCCATTTGGCGCAATCACCCCGGCGGGCAGCAAACCACTGGCGGTGCCGGACACTTTCCCGGAGTTCATTCCGATGAGCGAACTGTCCGATGTGCCGTTCAGCCCCGCTAACATGCACCCCCTCCTCGCCTGGAGCGCCGGGGTGCGCACAGTGGCGGTGAAATGTGACTTATGCCGCTTCCAGCCCCAAGGACCGGAGTGCGTGCGGGTCTGCCCGACCAACGCCTTGATACTGGTGGATGAACAGCGCATCGAACAGGCCAATCGGGCTAAGCGCATGGCGGCGGCCTGTGGGTTAGCAGATAACAGGGCCTTTCTGGCCATGGACAGCGCGCCCGCTATCTCTCACGAGGAGCAGAAAAGATGA
- the hypA gene encoding hydrogenase maturation nickel metallochaperone HypA, whose amino-acid sequence MHEITLCQNALTMMEQQARLHGAQRITGVWLETGAFSCVEPQALVFCFELVCRGTLAEGCVLHLSQQQSQVWCHDCQQEVNLLSSKVTRCPLCAGSHLRIGAADDGVMIKRLEVE is encoded by the coding sequence ATGCATGAGATAACCTTATGCCAAAACGCGCTTACCATGATGGAGCAGCAGGCGCGGCTGCATGGCGCGCAGCGGATTACCGGCGTGTGGCTGGAGACTGGTGCATTTTCCTGTGTCGAGCCGCAGGCATTGGTGTTCTGTTTTGAGCTAGTGTGTCGTGGCACGCTGGCGGAAGGTTGCGTTCTACACCTTAGCCAGCAGCAGTCACAGGTGTGGTGCCACGACTGCCAGCAGGAGGTTAATTTACTTAGCAGCAAAGTGACGCGCTGCCCGTTGTGCGCGGGGAGTCATTTACGTATTGGTGCCGCGGATGATGGGGTGATGATTAAGCGGTTGGAGGTGGAGTGA
- a CDS encoding HypC/HybG/HupF family hydrogenase formation chaperone — MCIGIPGQIVALDETQAGTAWVDVCGVRRSVNIMLVAEDAPGRAALIGHWVLVHVGFAMSRLDEDEALETLQLLQEMGEVESDVGLFLGQRE, encoded by the coding sequence ATGTGTATAGGTATTCCAGGGCAAATTGTGGCATTGGATGAGACGCAGGCGGGTACAGCTTGGGTGGATGTGTGCGGTGTGCGGCGCAGTGTCAATATTATGCTGGTGGCCGAGGATGCCCCGGGCCGCGCGGCATTGATCGGCCATTGGGTGTTGGTGCATGTGGGGTTTGCGATGAGTCGGCTGGATGAAGATGAGGCGCTGGAGACCTTGCAGTTGTTGCAGGAGATGGGGGAGGTTGAGAGTGATGTAGGACTGTTTTTGGGGCAAAGGGAGTAG
- the sanA gene encoding outer membrane permeability protein SanA → MWKRLIISLIIIAGLLMVTAIALDRWISWKTAPFIYDELQDLPHRQVGVVLGTAKYYRTGGINQFYQYRIQGALNAYNSGKVSYLLLSGDNALHSYNEPMTMRRDLIAAGVPPADIVLDYAGFRTLDSIVRTRKVFDTNDFIIITQRFHCERALFIAQHMGIQAQCFAVPSPKDMLNVRVREIFARLGALSDLYILKREPRFLGPLIPIPAVHIIPDDAQGYPAVSPEQLVELEHRLAEEKQKNSPPPEPATK, encoded by the coding sequence ATGTGGAAACGCCTGATTATTAGCTTAATTATCATCGCAGGGTTGCTGATGGTCACAGCTATTGCACTCGATCGCTGGATCAGTTGGAAAACTGCCCCCTTTATCTATGACGAGCTACAGGATTTACCCCACCGACAGGTTGGCGTGGTACTTGGCACCGCCAAATATTATCGCACTGGGGGCATTAATCAGTTTTATCAATATCGCATTCAAGGGGCGCTAAACGCTTATAACAGCGGTAAGGTCAGCTACTTACTGCTCAGTGGCGACAACGCCCTGCACAGTTATAACGAGCCGATGACCATGCGCCGTGACTTGATCGCCGCCGGTGTCCCACCGGCTGATATCGTGCTGGATTACGCCGGTTTCCGCACGCTGGACTCCATCGTCCGCACGCGAAAAGTCTTTGATACCAATGATTTTATTATCATTACTCAACGCTTCCACTGCGAACGGGCGCTGTTTATCGCTCAGCATATGGGAATTCAGGCGCAATGTTTCGCTGTACCATCGCCAAAAGATATGCTCAACGTTCGAGTACGCGAAATCTTTGCCCGCCTTGGTGCGCTATCTGATCTCTATATCCTGAAACGCGAACCCCGCTTCCTCGGGCCACTAATCCCTATTCCGGCGGTACACATCATACCGGATGACGCCCAAGGCTATCCTGCCGTCTCGCCCGAACAACTCGTCGAGCTTGAGCACCGGCTGGCAGAAGAGAAACAAAAAAACAGCCCCCCCCCTGAACCCGCAACAAAATGA
- a CDS encoding NAD-dependent malic enzyme produces MELEYESKRPLYIPYAGPILLEFPLLNKGSAFTNDERNHFNLHGLLPEAVETIEEQAERAYRQYQDFKNDDDKHIYLRNIQDTNETLFYRLLEAHLSEMMPIIYTPTVGEACEHFSDIYRRARGLFISYPNREHIDDMLQNATKQNVKVIVVTDGERILGLGDQGIGGMGIPIGKLSLYTACGGISPAYTLPVVLDVGTNNPQRLNDPLYMGWRHPRISGDEYYAFVDEFIQAVKRRWPNVLLQFEDFAQNNATPLLNRYRDELCCFNDDIQGTAAVTLGSLIAASHAAGSQLRDQTVTFLGAGSAGCGIAEQIIAQMISEGLSEEQARGRVFMVDRFGLLTDKLPNLLAFQSKLVQKSDALQNWNLTSDSISLLDVVRNAKPTVLIGVSGQPGLFTEELIREMHQHCPRPIVMPLSNPTSRVEARPEDIINWTDGAALVATGSPFSPVSYKEKLYPIAQCNNSYIFPGIGLGVLASGAKRVTDGMLMAASRALAECSPLALNGEGALLPNIDDIQAVSKTIAMQVGKAAQLQGVAIVTSEEALAKAIEHNYWQPQYRTYKRTSF; encoded by the coding sequence ATGGAACTTGAATACGAAAGTAAGCGCCCCCTCTATATCCCCTACGCCGGCCCTATCCTGTTAGAATTCCCTTTGCTGAACAAAGGCAGCGCCTTCACCAACGATGAGCGTAACCATTTCAACCTGCACGGCTTATTGCCGGAAGCGGTTGAAACCATTGAAGAACAAGCAGAGCGTGCTTACCGCCAGTATCAGGATTTCAAAAACGACGACGATAAGCATATTTATCTGCGCAATATCCAGGACACCAACGAAACCCTATTTTATCGCCTGCTGGAAGCTCATCTCAGTGAGATGATGCCGATTATCTACACGCCAACTGTTGGTGAAGCATGCGAACACTTTTCGGATATTTATCGCCGTGCACGTGGCTTGTTTATCTCTTACCCCAATCGTGAACACATTGACGATATGCTGCAAAACGCCACCAAGCAAAACGTTAAAGTTATCGTGGTGACCGACGGTGAACGTATTCTTGGCCTTGGCGATCAGGGCATTGGCGGCATGGGTATTCCAATCGGTAAACTGTCACTCTATACCGCGTGTGGTGGTATCAGCCCTGCGTATACTTTGCCAGTGGTATTAGATGTTGGCACCAATAACCCACAACGCCTGAATGACCCGCTGTATATGGGCTGGCGTCATCCGCGTATTTCCGGTGACGAATATTATGCTTTCGTGGATGAATTCATCCAGGCAGTAAAACGTCGCTGGCCAAATGTACTGTTACAGTTTGAAGACTTTGCTCAGAACAATGCCACCCCGCTACTGAACCGCTACCGTGATGAGCTGTGCTGTTTCAACGATGATATCCAAGGTACAGCAGCAGTGACCCTCGGCAGCCTGATTGCCGCCAGCCACGCGGCAGGTAGCCAGCTGCGCGACCAAACTGTCACCTTCCTTGGGGCCGGATCTGCGGGTTGCGGTATTGCAGAACAGATAATCGCGCAGATGATTTCAGAGGGATTGAGTGAAGAGCAAGCTCGTGGGCGGGTGTTTATGGTTGACCGCTTCGGCCTGCTGACCGACAAACTGCCGAATTTGTTGGCTTTCCAAAGCAAATTGGTGCAAAAAAGTGATGCGCTGCAAAACTGGAATTTAACCAGTGACTCAATTTCACTGCTGGATGTGGTGCGCAATGCCAAACCAACCGTGCTAATTGGTGTTTCAGGCCAGCCGGGGCTGTTTACGGAAGAGTTGATCCGCGAGATGCACCAACACTGCCCACGGCCAATCGTGATGCCACTCTCAAACCCAACATCGCGGGTTGAAGCTCGGCCAGAAGATATCATTAACTGGACTGATGGTGCCGCGCTGGTGGCGACCGGTAGCCCATTCTCACCGGTTAGCTATAAAGAGAAACTCTATCCGATTGCTCAGTGCAACAACTCCTATATCTTCCCCGGTATTGGTTTAGGTGTGCTGGCATCCGGTGCCAAACGTGTCACCGATGGGATGTTGATGGCCGCCAGCCGTGCATTGGCAGAGTGCTCACCGCTGGCACTTAACGGCGAAGGCGCGTTACTGCCCAATATCGACGATATTCAGGCCGTATCAAAAACAATTGCCATGCAAGTTGGCAAAGCTGCACAGTTGCAAGGTGTCGCCATTGTGACCTCAGAAGAAGCACTGGCGAAAGCCATTGAGCATAACTACTGGCAACCGCAGTACCGCACCTATAAGCGCACCTCGTTCTAA